In Penaeus vannamei isolate JL-2024 chromosome 15, ASM4276789v1, whole genome shotgun sequence, the following are encoded in one genomic region:
- the LOC113800817 gene encoding uncharacterized protein, whose amino-acid sequence MANMLTFLTVLAVAFVTVNGAIRVDDKRGFRYCRTPQLAQIESVQVTGCNRWPCFIIPGRTGTFQITFTHNSDIPITNMISSIYARVSLPVTNLGAGNTRVAMPRETKQPVCHLTTPGCPVYPNTKTTISKTIVVPQQARLVRGPMMVEFQVQDNLGRMVTCFMAPVFTN is encoded by the exons aTGGCCAACATGCTGACATTCCTGACCGTCCTTGCTGTTGCCTTCGTGACAGTCAACGGCGCCATCCGGGTGGACGACAAGCGAGGATTCCGCTACTGCC GAACCCCCCAGCTTGCACAGATTGAGAGCGTGCAAGTCACAGGTTGCAACAGATGGCCCTGTTTCATTATCCCGGGCAGGACCGGCACCTTCCAGATCACCTTCACACATAACTCAG aTATCCCCATCACCAACATGATCAGCAGCATCTACGCCCGCGTGAGCCTGCCCGTGACCAACCTGGGCGCCGGCAACACCCGAGTGGCCATGCCCCGCGAGACCAAGCAGCCCGTGTGCCACCTGACCACCCCGGGATGCCCCGTCTACCCCAACACCAAGACGACCATTAGCAAGACGATCGTCGTGCCCCAACAAGCTCGTTTG GTACGCGGTCCCATGATGGTGGAATTCCAGGTGCAGGACAACCTGGGCAGGATGGTCACCTGCTTCATGGCTCCCGTTTTCACCAACTAA